Proteins encoded by one window of Passer domesticus isolate bPasDom1 chromosome 10, bPasDom1.hap1, whole genome shotgun sequence:
- the PLEKHA3 gene encoding pleckstrin homology domain-containing family A member 3 isoform X3 — protein MAVCEIKVHATDNTRMELIIPGEQHFYMKAVNAAERQRWLVALGSAKACLADTRTKKEKEISETNESLKTKMSELRLYCDLLMQQVHTIQEFVHHDETRSPPSIENMNEASSLLSATCNTFITTLEECVKIANAKFKPEMFQLPHPDPLVSPVSPSPIQMMKRSISHPGPCYSERINHSVKEPGSSLHRFSQRRRRTFSDTESYSDTLSEDSQKVLSMEIWYHQPFLKKVNQCQREDLNWKRLFHPFPPEATESIKFSINNAMQKLL, from the exons ATGGCTGTGTGTGAAATAAAAG TTCATGCAACAGACAACACAAGAATGGAGCTAATCATCCCAGGGGAGCAGCATTTCTATATGAAAGCTGTTAATGCAGCTGAAAGGCAAAGATGGCTGGTAGCACTGGGGAGTGCAAAAGCCTGTTTAGCAGATAccagaacaaaaaaagaaaaag AAATAAGTGAGACCAATGAATCTCTTAAAACCAAAATGTCTGAACTTCGTCTCTACTGTGATCTTTTAATGCAGCAAGTTCATACCATACAAGAATTTGTTCACCATGATGAGACTCGCTCTCCTCCCAGCATTGAG AACATGAATGAAGCCTCTTCCTTGCTTAGTGCCACGTGTAATACATTTATCACAACACTTGAAGAATGTGTGAAGATTGCTAATGCCAAGTTTAAGCCAGAAATGTTCCAGCTGCCTCACCCTGATCCCTTGGTTTCTCCTGTGTCACCATCACCTATTCAAATG atgAAGCGTTCCATTAGCCACCCTGGTCCTTGCTATTCAGAAAG GATTAATCACTCTGTAAAAGAACCAGGTTCATCTCTTCACCGATTTTCTCAGCGGCGCAGAAGAACATTCTCGGATACAGAATCTTACAGTGATACACTTTCTGAAGATTCTCAGA AGGTGCTGTCAATGGAGATCTGGTATCATCAACCATTCCTGAAGAAAGTAAATCAGTGTCAAAGGGAAGATCTGAACTGGAAGAGACTATTTCATCCTTTTCCTCCTGAAGCAACTGAAAGTATTAAATTTTCTATAAATAATGCTATGCAAAAGCTGCTGTAA
- the PLEKHA3 gene encoding pleckstrin homology domain-containing family A member 3 isoform X1 — translation MEGVLYKWTNYLAGWQPRWFVLDNGILSYYDSQDDVCKGSKGSIKMAVCEIKVHATDNTRMELIIPGEQHFYMKAVNAAERQRWLVALGSAKACLADTRTKKEKEISETNESLKTKMSELRLYCDLLMQQVHTIQEFVHHDETRSPPSIENMNEASSLLSATCNTFITTLEECVKIANAKFKPEMFQLPHPDPLVSPVSPSPIQMMKRSISHPGPCYSERINHSVKEPGSSLHRFSQRRRRTFSDTESYSDTLSEDSQKVLSMEIWYHQPFLKKVNQCQREDLNWKRLFHPFPPEATESIKFSINNAMQKLL, via the exons ATGGAGGGGGTCCTGTACAAGTGGACCAACTATCTAGCGG GTTGGCAGCCTCGGTGGTTTGTTTTAGACAATGGGATATTGTCATACTATGATTCCCAGGATGACGTTTGCAAAGGCAGCAAAGGAAGTATAAAGATGGCTGTGTGTGAAATAAAAG TTCATGCAACAGACAACACAAGAATGGAGCTAATCATCCCAGGGGAGCAGCATTTCTATATGAAAGCTGTTAATGCAGCTGAAAGGCAAAGATGGCTGGTAGCACTGGGGAGTGCAAAAGCCTGTTTAGCAGATAccagaacaaaaaaagaaaaag AAATAAGTGAGACCAATGAATCTCTTAAAACCAAAATGTCTGAACTTCGTCTCTACTGTGATCTTTTAATGCAGCAAGTTCATACCATACAAGAATTTGTTCACCATGATGAGACTCGCTCTCCTCCCAGCATTGAG AACATGAATGAAGCCTCTTCCTTGCTTAGTGCCACGTGTAATACATTTATCACAACACTTGAAGAATGTGTGAAGATTGCTAATGCCAAGTTTAAGCCAGAAATGTTCCAGCTGCCTCACCCTGATCCCTTGGTTTCTCCTGTGTCACCATCACCTATTCAAATG atgAAGCGTTCCATTAGCCACCCTGGTCCTTGCTATTCAGAAAG GATTAATCACTCTGTAAAAGAACCAGGTTCATCTCTTCACCGATTTTCTCAGCGGCGCAGAAGAACATTCTCGGATACAGAATCTTACAGTGATACACTTTCTGAAGATTCTCAGA AGGTGCTGTCAATGGAGATCTGGTATCATCAACCATTCCTGAAGAAAGTAAATCAGTGTCAAAGGGAAGATCTGAACTGGAAGAGACTATTTCATCCTTTTCCTCCTGAAGCAACTGAAAGTATTAAATTTTCTATAAATAATGCTATGCAAAAGCTGCTGTAA
- the PLEKHA3 gene encoding pleckstrin homology domain-containing family A member 3 isoform X2, with the protein MEGVLYKWTNYLAGWQPRWFVLDNGILSYYDSQDDVCKGSKGSIKMAVCEIKVHATDNTRMELIIPGEQHFYMKAVNAAERQRWLVALGSAKACLADTRTKKEKEISETNESLKTKMSELRLYCDLLMQQVHTIQEFVHHDETRSPPSIENMNEASSLLSATCNTFITTLEECVKIANAKFKPEMFQLPHPDPLVSPVSPSPIQMMKRSISHPGPCYSERINHSVKEPGSSLHRFSQRRRRTFSDTESYSDTLSEDSQRSALCSRGAVNGDLVSSTIPEESKSVSKGRSELEETISSFSS; encoded by the exons ATGGAGGGGGTCCTGTACAAGTGGACCAACTATCTAGCGG GTTGGCAGCCTCGGTGGTTTGTTTTAGACAATGGGATATTGTCATACTATGATTCCCAGGATGACGTTTGCAAAGGCAGCAAAGGAAGTATAAAGATGGCTGTGTGTGAAATAAAAG TTCATGCAACAGACAACACAAGAATGGAGCTAATCATCCCAGGGGAGCAGCATTTCTATATGAAAGCTGTTAATGCAGCTGAAAGGCAAAGATGGCTGGTAGCACTGGGGAGTGCAAAAGCCTGTTTAGCAGATAccagaacaaaaaaagaaaaag AAATAAGTGAGACCAATGAATCTCTTAAAACCAAAATGTCTGAACTTCGTCTCTACTGTGATCTTTTAATGCAGCAAGTTCATACCATACAAGAATTTGTTCACCATGATGAGACTCGCTCTCCTCCCAGCATTGAG AACATGAATGAAGCCTCTTCCTTGCTTAGTGCCACGTGTAATACATTTATCACAACACTTGAAGAATGTGTGAAGATTGCTAATGCCAAGTTTAAGCCAGAAATGTTCCAGCTGCCTCACCCTGATCCCTTGGTTTCTCCTGTGTCACCATCACCTATTCAAATG atgAAGCGTTCCATTAGCCACCCTGGTCCTTGCTATTCAGAAAG GATTAATCACTCTGTAAAAGAACCAGGTTCATCTCTTCACCGATTTTCTCAGCGGCGCAGAAGAACATTCTCGGATACAGAATCTTACAGTGATACACTTTCTGAAGATTCTCAGA GATCTGCCCTTTGTTCTAGAGGTGCTGTCAATGGAGATCTGGTATCATCAACCATTCCTGAAGAAAGTAAATCAGTGTCAAAGGGAAGATCTGAACTGGAAGAGACTATTTCATCCTTTTCCTCCTGA
- the FKBP7 gene encoding peptidyl-prolyl cis-trans isomerase FKBP7 yields the protein MGRGLSLLLLPLALLAAPARAEGGTAAAEEVQIEVLHLPETCSPKSKKGDLLNAHYDGFLASDGSKFYCSRTQNEGHPKWFVLGVGQVIKGLDIAMMNMCPGEKRKVTIPPSLAYGQQGYAQGKIPPNATLIFEIELYAVNKGPRSVEAFNQIDKDGDKKLSELEISQYLKEEFARDGKKRHPSAHDEILADIFKKNDHDGDGFISAKEYNVYQHDEL from the exons ATGGGCCGAGGGctgagcctgctgctgctgccgctggcgcTGCTGGCGGCCCCGGCGCGAGCCGAGGGCGGCACGGCGGCAGCAGAGGAGGTTCAGATAGAGGTGCTGCACCTCCCCGAGACCTGCAGCCCCAAGAGCAAGAAGGGCGACCTGCTGAACGCGCACTATGACGGATTCCTGGCCAGCGACGGATCCAAGTTTTACTGCAG tcgGACGCAAAATGAAGGTCATCCAAAATGGTTTGTTCTGGGTGTTGGACAAGTCATAAAAGGCTTAGATATTGCCATGATGAATATGTGTCCTGGAGAAAAACGGAAAGTGACAATTCCTCCATCATTAGCATACGGACAGCAAGGATATG CACAGGGCAAGATTCCACCCAATGCAACACTGATCTTTGAGATTGAACTTTATGCAGTAAATAAAGGACCTCGTAGTGTTGAAGCATTTAATCAAATAGACAAAGACGGAGACAAGAAACTCTCTGAACTTGAG aTAAGCCAGTATTTGAAGGAAGAATTTGCAAGAGATGGCAAAAAACGTCACCCTTCTGCCCATGATGAAATCTTAGCTGATATATTTAAGAAGAATGATCATGATGGAGATGGCTTCATATCAGCAAAGGAGTACAATGTCTACCAGCATGATGAACTCtaa